The Lactuca sativa cultivar Salinas mitochondrion, complete genome genomic interval TTCCTTGCTTCTTAGTTTGTCTAGGAGCAGGAGTAAGAAGTCATAAGTAGTGGTGAATCCGTCTAGCTGTCAGCTTAAATGGTAGTTGTTTATTCTCACCCGGTAGCTGCTTTTAGTGAATAATATCTCTTGCTTGGAGCTTCCTTCGACCTTTTCGAGAATGATGTATTCCTTTCTAGAATATCCTATTCCCCTCAATAGGAATTCTCTCTCTCTCGCCGATGCTATTGAATCCGCTGCTATTTCATATGAGTCACTATCCAATTCCATAACAGAAAGAGATGGGACTAGAGCTTTTGGCTTTCTATTTGTTGGCATTCAATAAGCTCGTTGCGTTAGAAAGAATAGGTTTGAACTCTTGTTGCATGGTACGGTCAGAGAATAAGCGTATGAAGAAGAGTTTCTAGGCACTTTTCAAAGGATCTCCTTCTCAGGGTGGAAAGAAGTACGCAATAAAGTAAACTGTCCTTTCAAGGGAAGTCGAAAGCACTGACCTTGGTCCAATTCACCCATAGGAGGAAAGAGAGGTTTTTCTATTATAAGGAAAAGTTTATTCTCGGACTTTCAGTAATGCCCTCTCCCCTTTGGTCCTCTTTGGCTGTGTCCAAGTGAAGTGAAACTCGGGAATGAAGCAGATAGGTCTCAGTCGAAGGCATGAAGCGATGGGATGATATGGAAGAAGATTCAGTGATCCCAGCAGGGTCAATCTCATAGGGGAAGTCCGCTAGTGCACTTAGCGGCTTGAAAACGACTTTATAAAGGTGCGGAGCGAAAGCAGAAGCTATGGAATGTGGATCGGGATTAGAGCAAGTTCCGTTCTGGGTGAATCAAGAAAGGAAGTTCCGGGAGTTCTGTTTGCCTAGTTGGAATCGAAGGAGAAGGTGAGGCATTGCCGATCATGCATGGATGAGAGACCCGGCATGAAGGAATGAACAAGATAATCAGGGGCAACTGTCAGCAAATCAAATAAGGCTTTACTTTTTGGAATTAGAGAATAACTTCTTCGCGTGAGCGGCGTACGTACAAGGCTGTTCGGACTCCCCCCCTCTTGTATGAGGTGCGTTGCCATCGTCTCTTTCCCCTTTGCCAGGTTACGCGGCATGGATTCGCCGATTGACGAATCGGATCTTGGCTCGCTGTCCCACCGACGAACCAGTCTAGAAGTCGAAAGGGAAGGCAATAGAAAGGGGTCTCCCTCTCTTTGTCTTCTTCTCGCCGCTTTTCTCGTCCATCCTGCCCTGCGCCGCTTACAGATTCAGTTGCAGGTATCTAAGCATCCATTAGTTAAGGGGGTTGGGGCGCGAAGCGCAAACCGCTCTTCGATCTCCCGGTGAGTTGGACGGGAAGAGACATAGGGGGTTATCTATGAAGCATTTTAATTGCCCCTTTCTTTTGGAATAGTTGAAAGTCCTCTTCTTAGGGGATTTTCTTTTTTCTTATCAACATAGAGTTGGAACTTAGCCGATGGACGAGTGGACCAGTGTGAAGCTTTAGTTTCGTTGCCGGCCAGAGCTCCTAGCCGACGACCGGCTACCCCTTTCGAGCTCAGCTGACCCCTTCTTGATTCCGTTTTTTCCCTATTTGAGATAGATGAATCAATGGAACTTTGATCCCCGGTTCCTGCTTGGTCTAATGTCTGGGTGCGTATGGCGGTACACTGAGAGCACCTTTCAAGTCGGCTGAAAAAGAAAGAAAAAAGGCTTTCGTCGTCTTTTTCCCGCTTTCACCTTCGATTGCGAAGGGCTTTTTTTCCGGTTTTCAATTCCTCTCCGGCGAGGTTTGAACTTCGCGTGGTGGGAAGGCCTTCACGATTCGCATCTTCCCGTCCAGCAAAGAAAGTGAAGGGGCGCGGACAGCGAGTTGGAGGACGCTGCAGAACCGCGTGATTGATCCATCTGCGCTATTCCCTAATTGAAGAAAGTTGTAAAGCCTTCAGAGCCTCAGTCCCTACCATTTTTTTTTAAGAAAATGAAAGCTGACTAGCAATCGCTCGTTTTTCTTATTAGCATGGGATTGGATGTTAATAATGAAATAAAAACATATATAGATATTAGAAGAGAAGGCAATCCCCGTGGAATTCCTATCGATTTCCGATGGATAACAATCCATCTTTCTCGCTTTCGCTCTTTCTCCCAATCAGTCGCGAGGGTTCCGGGCATGAGAACGCAAGTGCCGGAATCAAACAAAAGGTCCGAACGTCCGAGGACGAAAGAGAAAATGCTCCGCGGGGAAGTCGTTTCCATCTAGGATAGCGTATTCGTGCCGGTTAGACGTCGGCCATGAAATCCATCACTATACCGAGCAAATCATGGGCATTCACATCTCGGTCAAAGGGAACTGTGCGCGATTCTCTCGTGAATCGCCTTCAGCAAGGTATGGCATTCAGGGTCTTAACCCAGGGATAAATCTTTCTTCATAGATACAAGACATTCGTTGCTGATCTAAAAAAGATCTTCTCCCGTGGGCGTTAGCGGACGTTTTTCATTTTTCACTCGGTCCTGACTTCCCAAAGCAAAGGTTTTTTTTAGGTTTACTTTGGAAAGGCGCTAAACAGGCCTATAGGTTCGCCTTTCTATTTATAATAGAAGAAGTCTAATATAATTAGTATAGAAGTCTATATAATTAGCCAAATCGTCTGAAGCATGAACAGAATCGCCTTTGTTCCGAAGGCCTAGCGAGTTAAGCGAGTTCCTTTTTTCTTTTTTCAAAGGCAGTCCTTTTCTTTCCCCGGACCGATGACTCGCTTGTTCAGTACTGCTAACTCTTATTGGAGGATTCCGTCCCCTCGGGACTACCAGTAGCTTCGGTTGTTGAATCTCGTGCAAGTTAGGTTGTGGTTGTATTGGCTGCAAGCGGAACGTAGGCGCTTTAGGTGTGTGTTGGCCATGCACTCTCGCGTCGTGTAATGTCGTATGTATGATAGAGGTGGTGTGGTGATTGACCTCAATGCTAATGGTTATCCCCAAGGTTCAACGAATGAATGAAGCTATGCTATGATCGTACCCGGATAGAGATGATAGTCTTCCTCTGATGTATCCAAGCCGGCCATAATAGAATCGATAGGCGAAGCAGCCAATAGCAGTCTGTTCTCGCCTATCGATAGATAGCAGGTTGCTTCCAAGCTCAAACCATTTGAAACGGAATTGCTACTTTTTTCTTGTTATTGATAGAGTGGTATTCTCCGCCCCTGTCAAAGAAAGTAGAGGGAGAGTCTTTCTCCAATGAGAATAAAGAAAGTTTTTGGGCAAGACAAGAAAGGAACTCGCCCTTTGACACCAAGGGATAAGAGCGGATTGCTGGCGATGACTTGGTGAAGGGAATCTATGAGAGAAGGTTCTCGACGAACCGGGTTCCGACCGAATAGAGCGCGGAGCCAACGAGTTCAGTCGAACAACGTAACGAGTCTAAGGGCGCTTGAAAGGGGGCGAAGGAAAATGAAATATGAAATAAAAAGATGCTTTGGGAGTGTGAGATAGGCGGACGGGGAGTACGCAGCCGAACAACCGCAGGGGCTTCCAGCAGTGATAGCTGAACTAACCAGATGGGCCGCCCAAAACCTGGAGCTGACATTGAAATCGGAAATCAACGTCGGACCCCGGCTATCCGAAGAAGGCAGACTGAAGCGGAGGAGCAGAAAATGCAACACAACAAGGGGCGAACCAAAGGCTTGCGCGAAGGAAGAAGCGAATCAATCAGAATGGAGACAGGGAGGAGAGGTAAAAGATAGATTTTCGAGCCTGAACATATAAGCAACCTTCTATCTGGCCTCTGTACCAGTAGTGGAGTGGCTTGCTATTTTCAATCAGAAAAGGAAGATTGAGCAATGCAAAGGAGAAAGAAGTTGTCCCCTCTTATCTGGTAACCCGCCGCCGCATATGTCGAAAAAGAGGGAGCGGGGAAGGAAGAACAACCGTTTTACTTTGGCACATGAGGTGGCGGGTTTGGCTAGGTAACATAATGGAAATGTATCGGACTGCAAATCCTGGAATGACGGTTCGACCCCGTCCTTGGCCTCGAGGAGTGGTGAGCAGCACGGAACTTGAATCAATCTTTTGGCATATAATATAGGGGGCTAGAAATCCACAGACAACATTCTGGAACTTCCAAACCAAAGAAATGCAACAGGAAATGAAATGTTACGCTTCAATAGAATGAATTCGGTAGTATTCTACCCTATGGTAGATCGAAGGTCCTGTGCCACTTGAACTCAAATCTATCTTACCTTCAATCCATCGTTGTCCAGCCAAGCCAGCCCATAACAAAATGTTAGACCGGCTGACACAACCGAATTGGTTGAGGAAAAGGAAAGCCCAGCGACCAAGCACTCCCGCCCCCAAAAGCGGAGACCGAAGAACCGCCAGGTTGTCGAGGACACGTCTGAAGAGGAGGCCGGCGGCCTCTAAGTTTACCACCCTACCCACTAATGGACTCTGAGGGGGGAAGGTGAACGGGAACCGACCGAAAACCCGAACCGCTTGACCCCTTCATACTCGATTCATTAGGGTTGGGGATGGATGGAACCAATCAGAAGTGAAAATCGCGCAAGCGAAGCCGGGAAACGGACCGCAGCGCAACGACTAGGACTCGTGTCGGAGGACTTTTGAGCGTGAGCTACCACTCATGCAGCGACAAGGACCCGCAACTCTCGAAGGGGCCACCAACCACCCGAATCACTGTAGCAAACCCTCCCTTGACTTTACTCAATGGATAGCGCTTATTCTCTTTCAATCAACAAAATGAGAAATGGGGGAGAAAGAAAGAGGTCTTTATTGAAGAGGCTTTGCACCCGGAATAGGACTAATGCAGATCCAGAAGAATGGGTCTGGGCTTTCGAAAAGATGAATATGCAAAGGGTAAGGTAAAGAGAAAGTCTTTTGAACAACCAACCTGACATAAGGATTCTAGCTCGCCCACTTAGAGCAGATGGAGATTCTCGGACGGGGAAAAGCGGCACTCGACATCTATTAAACAAGACCAAGAACAAAGCCATACCATGCCCTCGGGAGAAACTAGTGATGATTGCCATGAATGCAGCCCTCGAGGACGTGTACAAGAAGGTCTTTGCCGATTCCTATCAACATGGTAGAGGGGCGTGAAAAGGCCGTGGAGACTTTGACCGAATGAATAGGGATCAATTGATAGAGATTTTTTTTTAGGAAGAGAATCCAGGATGAACGCTTTTTTCATTCGCTATGCGCTGACTGGATGCGTACTCGCGTGATCAATCGATGGACGGGGGAATTGCGTGAATGACGAGACCGGCCTAACCTAAAGTGGGTCCTCCCCCCCTTGATGGCGAATCTTGATTGACTGACACTAGGAACCGATTCGGAGAAAGAAGAAGCATGAGATAGGCGGCGGAAGAATTTCCGATAGCGAATTACTTGACTCGATGGATGGAGGTAGAGCCCTCCAACTCAAGCACGAAATCAATGTTGAGTCAACAATAATCCAGAGGGGCACCACCAAGCGGGATCGAGACCAGCCCCTTGTATATAGGGTTCCAAACCTGCGCTTCTTCAAGGATCCCATCCCAGTAGGGGCTTCAAAGCTTGACTAAGAGAAAGTGGAAAGAAAAGGGGCGCGCTAGCTGCAATCAAACTAAAGCGCTAACGAGCAAGAATGCCTATAGATAGCGCTTTAGTAATAAGATAGGGCTTTTTCAGGAATCGATTCTATGATTGAATAGCAGAAGTGCTACTTAGTAGTAGAAACTCGGAGAGACGGAGATGGGACTATTTCATACCTGCTAACTCCTAGGATGAGAAGTGGGTCCCTTGTTTTTGGCAGGAAGAGTTTCAGCCTTTGTTGCCCCTGGGTAGAGTGAGTCTACTTAGTGAACTGGCAGGACGCGAAGATCGATTGATCCATACGAATCTCGAGAGTGGATGGTTGATCGCCGCCTCCTTGTCCTGGAGGCTCTCCGGCCGGGGAGGGGCTTGCTATCGTAACCTTTTTCCCGGTGTATGTGAGGGTGACGAACTCCTTTTTGTTCGGTCATAGGTTGGTCCAAAGAACGAGAGTCGGCTTCCTTAAGTCCGTTGTTCCTCAGTAGCTCAGTGGTAGAGCGGTCGGCTGTTAACTGACTGGTCGTAGGTTCAAATCCTACTTGGGGAGAATTTAGAGTTCTCGCTTTTCTGACCTAGCGCCCCCTGTCCTTCTCCTTAGTTTCTAAACTAGCAGAATCGCAGGACATAAAAAGTGGGAAGTTTCTTGTTGGTTTTTCTTCCTCACTCTCGAATAGGTGAACTTGGTTCGTTCAATTCTTAGGGAGAAGAAGGATGGGAATGAATGGGAAGACTGGAGTAGTCTCTTCATTAGCCGGAAGGAATTAGTCCCCACTAGCCTCATTCGAAGAACGAACAAGAAAAGGCTTACTGTTTAGGTAGGATAGATCGATGTGGTCCAATGGCTAAAGCTCTGCCAGCTTCTTGTAGACTTACTTTAGGCTCCGAGTTCTTTTTTTTTTATGGTGAAATTATTCTTCGCCACTAGTGGCAACAAAGTTCTTGGTAATTAGCAAGGGGGAAGGAAGATCTCCACTCATTTCATTCATTCAGTGCCTGCGGTGAGGCGCGACCCACAACAAACGAAGGGGGAAAGCTTGCTTTGCTTGCTGTAGCCCTATTTTGAGGCTTGGTAAGCGTAAGCTATTGTTGTAGGCTCGAGAAGGGTAGGCTCGCAGCTTCGCTCAGCAGAAGAGCCTGACTTTCTATTAGTCAAGCGCTAGCGCCCAACCGGGCTTTTAAGGGATAGGGAAAGGGAAGAAAAGAAAGATGGTCACTCCTTTTAGGAACATGGCTCGTTCATTCACTTGCTCATGAACTCGCAGCTTCGCCAGAAGCTACGAAGGGGGGCCTCGGCCCGGGAAGGGGAGAGTGGCCGAGTGGTCAAAAGCGACAGACTGTAAATCTGTTGAAGTTTTTCTACGTAGGTTCGAATCCTGCCTCTCCCACTTGTTTGTTGTAGACTTCAGAGAAGAGAAAAGAGGCATTCGTCAGCGTAGGAAGGCCAACCGAGCGAAGCTCCTTTGGCCGTTCCGTGAAGTTCAATTGTATCGTATGTTAGTTAGAGAGCTACTACGATCTATAGATTCCCCATCCATATCCAATCCCAACGAGAATAGAAGCGAGTAGCTTCCGGCTTGGCTTGTAGTCGTAGTCTTTTAGCTTATATAGTCGTCGGCCTTCCTACACGCACGCGCCCGCCAGAATGCCTCCTTGGTTCGGTATGAAGCCAAGCCGATACATACGATAGGCGAAGGAAAGACCCCCATTTCATAGCGCCTGGGGAACGCAAGTTTGATCGAGGATTGGAGAGGAGAGGTGGAAGAAAAGGCTCGGGATGAATTTAGGAGTCTTTGTGCGAGCCGTATGCGGTGAGAGTCGCACGTACGGTAACGAGGGGGGTTCGCGTCTATACGTGTAGTGTGGTGGTTGGGCCTACCCACCCTATTTGTTCCATGATCTATGGGTCTACTGGAGCTACCCACTTTGATCAATTAGCCAAGATTTTGACCGGATACGAAATCACTGGTGCTCGATCTAGTGGTATTTTTATGGGGATTCTCTCTATCGCTGTAGGATCCCTATTCAAGATCACTGCAGTTCCTTTTCGGGCGGCTGTAGGACGGACGGCCGCCTATAGGTGGTAGGGTAGGGTGGGTGGTACCGCTCAGATTGCGGCCAATCTTCCTAACCGCGCGCGGGCCGGGCTTAGAGCGCGTGAAACTCATCACTACCTCGTAAGGGCGTTGAGACCATAGCATGTTACACGAAAGCGCCGCTTTCTCTGTAGTATTGTCACACAGCTGCCCGCCTAGAAGAGCCACTCGCTCTGTAGTGTTGTCACACAAGATAAGCACGCCGCCCGCCTGCTGGCCGGGCGAATCTAAGTTCTCTTCCGGTCAACTGTCCACCCAGTCAAGTGCAAAAAAAACACAGTAGAATCACGCAACGCACGCTGCTGGTGTGCTTCCTGCTCGCGAGGAAAGAAAGAAGAGCGACAAGGTTAAGTTCAGATTTGACTGTTTGCAGCATGGGAGCAGATTACCCAAAAAATACCTGGGAACAATGAAAAAACAAAAAAAGATATCTCGGTAACGAAAACTATAGGGGGCTGTATTGGCGAGATCCAACGGTGAACAGCTGCCCAAAAGAAAAACCGCCTGGAAGTCCGAGGACCTTTAGTACTGTACTCTACCCCCGAACCAGCAGCCTTCGCGCCAAGCAAGACCGCCCTTGTCCCTTTCCTTTCTCCATTCCGCCTCCTTCTTTGCTTTGTTCCAATAGAGTCTAAGGCAAAGCTAAAGTGGTTCGTATGCCTACTTTACCTACTTGACGAAAGGGAACGAACTTCGTTTCGTTTCCGGGTTTATGGATTGGATTCAGTCAGCCTCACTCCTTCCTTTTTATGTTGTCGTGATGGTTACCGGCGAACGCTCCCAAAGGCGACCCTCTCGAGTTTCCGGCTGTTTTCTAGATTGAAGTAGCCTTTCGTCGCCCCGAAAGAAGTCACTATCAAAGAGCTCGCCCTACTGAAGTACCAAAGGTGCGCTCAGCCCGGTGACTAAGAAATGGGTTTGCGCTTGAATTGAAGTGATGAGGTTTTTCGAGGGAAGTAGGGCTCTTATTGACTAAAAGTGGGTTCTTCGCTTTCCTTTAGAATGAAAGTTGCTATGAAGCCCCTACTACTTACTTTGTTTGATTCAAAAGGCGAACGGCCCCCCAACAAGTCGTATGGGGTGGGGTGCTTGTGATAAGCTGCCTTGGATATGAGGAATTCTAAAAAAAACAAAAAAAGGAAAAGTCCGGTATTTGACGAAGATCTTTCTATCAATAGATAGGAATGAGTGTTCGATATAGGGGATAGAATCCATCTGCTCTTTCTCTCTCCATTTTTCTTCCCCTCTAACGCGGGCCGGACGGCGGCGGGCGCGGGAGGAAGAAAGCTAAGAGAAGACGCTCTTCTCTTAGGTCCTTTTTTTTCAGTGCAGGAAAGCGCTCTCTTTTTGTCATCCCTGCTGCTTTCCTTTCCAGATTTTTTATTGAACGCATGGCGTAGCTAGGACCCTTCAAATAATGTTTGAGCCTATGTTCAAACCAAACAAACCCACCTCCTATTTGTATTTGAGTCAGGCTGGAAAGAATGCCCGCCAAGTTCAGATAAGGGAATGCTTCCCCCAACCATTAAAGGAAAGGCTCGACGAAGGGAGGGAGATGCGGCGGGGGAAGGAAAAGGCTTTCGGAGATCGAGATTTTCTTTCTTTTTCATCGAAAACGAAGAAGGCCGAGGATGGCCTACGGTGCGTCTTATCTGAAGGGAACACGCTTTTTCGACCGCGGGGTGGTATGATTGTCGGGCCCTCTCCTCGCTGGCCTATTGGGATAGCAGCCTTCGGGCTTTGCCTGCCCTTTCTAATAAAGAATTCTGGCTCGGCCCGGGAAAGCGCTGGCAACAACAGAAAGGAAGGGGTCCATGTAGCTGCTGCGCCCGCCCCCCTCTTAGTCAATGGGGCAGCAGGTTCGGCATCTACTACAAAAGAGAGAATCCACTTCAGATAACCACGCCTCTGCTAGGCAGCGTGTGGAATGGCCGAGAGCGGACCTTATTGGATATATAATCCAAGTCGAGAGTAGAGTTACGGGAACAGCCGTCTGATGGAAAACGACTTTCACGTTCGGTTCAGAGAGCACTTTTTTCGTTGAGAATTCCTCGTTCCCTCTCGATAGACCAGCGGCGAATTCAAAACTTGTGGGGCCCTATCTATTCCATCTCTCGAGCCCCGAAGAAAACCCCCCTCCCCTTCGGATTCCATATCTCTTTTGACTCTATATATGTGGGCACCTGATATCTATGAGGGTTCACCCACCCCGGTTACAGCATTCCTTTCTATTGCGCCTAAAATCTCTATTTCTGCTAATATTTCACGTCTTTCTATTTATGGTTCTTATGGAGCTACATTGCAACAAATCTTCTTTTTCTGCAGCATTGCTTCTATGATCTTAGGAGCGCTGGCCGCCATGGCCCAAACGAAAGTAAAAAGACTTCTAGCTCATAGTTCAATTGGACATGTAGGTTATATTCGTACTGGTTTCTCATGTGGAACCATAGAAGGAATTCAATCACTACTAATTGGTATCTTTATTTATGCATCAATGACGATAGATGCATTCGCCATAGTTTCAGCATTACGGCAAAGCCGTGTCAAATATATAGCGGATTTGGGCGCTCTAGCCAAAACGAATCCTATTTCGGCTATTACCTTCTCCATTACTATGTTCTCATACGCAGGAATACCCCCGTTAGCCGGCTTTTGTAGCAAATTCTATTTGTTCTTCGCCGCTTTGGGTTGTGGGGCTTACTTCCTAGCCCCAGTGGGAGTAGTGACTAGCGTTATAGGTCGTTGGGCGGCCGGAAGGTTGCCACGAGTAAGTCAGTTTGGGGGACCGAAGGCAGTTCTCCGTGGACCGGACACGTAGCTTACCGAATCAGTTGCGACACGGATGGGAATGCATGCTACGAAAGAGAGGGTCGAGTCTGATACATCAACCGTCTACTCAATATCCTTGTACGAGTCCACAATCACTACACGAGATGAACCTTGGTTTGGTGAATTGAAGTTGGCCTTAGGTGTAATAGGACTCCCAGTTACTGTACGCGATCGTCTACTGAGGTGCTCCCCGCCGGTTGTTGGAACGACGCGAGCCGGGCCGGGTCTCGATTCAGAAAGATGAAGGGCCGAAAAGTCTAAATAGGGAGTTATAAATTCCCCATCTCATTGGGGGCGGAAAACGAATCGACATCTCGATGTGATACAGCCTTTTCTATTTTAGTTGGGAAAGAACGGCGAAGTCCATCCGAACCGTCCAATGAAGAATAAGAGGAGAGCAAAGCGCCAATGGCGCGCGAAGCGCATGCGGAACGGGCACGGAGAAAAGGAAGTTTGGAGGAGAAGCAGCCGAGCTCATTCCCTTCGCTTCCTGGGCCCAAAGCAGTGCAGTCTTTCCTGGCCAAATCAAGGATTTGGGGCTTCTTGCTACGCTACTTCACTAGAAAAATCCTTTTTTTTTTAGTAATATATATAAATAGAAAGATAGATCCATCCATCTATCCTATCCGATTTCTATTTTGATATCGAAAAAAGAATCTATTTCATTCAACGTTTGATTCAAAGAACTGTGCTTAGCCCTCCCCCGCTCATGAAAGGGCTCTGCTGCAATGGATGGCAGAGGGTCCGTAGTACTCGAAGCACTGGAGTGATCCAGTAGCCGGGAAGGGGCCTAGAAGTGCCTACTACTACACCACACTACACTTGGCTCTACACATTTACAGAGCTAACCCCTGTCCAGTGCCTGGCAGAGCTAAGGGGGCTTCAATCCTTACTCTTTATCCTCATCTTCGCCCAGGCTAACGGGGCCTTACTTATTCAGGGGGGAGAGTGGAGCCTCGAGAAGCACTGTTGAGAGGAAGATCTTTGGCCCCTCTTCATTCTCTATAGGGTTCCAAACCTTTCTTCAACATAGGTGACAAGGAGCGAGGCCGCGATGGAAGAGATCAAACACGGGAATAAGAAGTAATTCCATTACCTTTTTTTTTTTCATTTTTATAGAGGGGGATGGAGAAAGTGGACAAAACAGACTCGCATTTCTCATCGAACAAATACAGGAAAAGAAT includes:
- the nad2 gene encoding NADH dehydrogenase subunit 2, translated to MFNLFLAVSPEIFIINATFILLIHGVVFSTSKKFDYPPLVSNVGWLGLLSVLITLLLLAAGAPLLTIAHLFWNNLFRRDNFTYFCQILLLLSTAGTISMCFDSSEQERFDASESIVLIPLPTRSMLFMISAYDSIAMYLAIEPQSLCFYVIAASKRKSEFSTEAGSKYLILGAFSSGILLFGCSMIYGSTGATHFDQLAKILTGYEITGARSSGIFMGILSIAVGSLFKITAVPFYMWAPDIYEGSPTPVTAFLSIAPKISISANISRLSIYGSYGATLQQIFFFCSIASMILGALAAMAQTKVKRLLAHSSIGHVGYIRTGFSCGTIEGIQSLLIGIFIYASMTIDAFAIVSALRQSRVKYIADLGALAKTNPISAITFSITMFSYAGIPPLAGFCSKFYLFFAALGCGAYFLAPVGVVTSVIGRFYYIRLVKRMFFDTPRTWILYEPMDRDKSLLLAMTSSFITSFFPYPSPLFSVTHQMALSSYL